In Leptospira sp. WS58.C1, a single genomic region encodes these proteins:
- a CDS encoding helix-turn-helix transcriptional regulator, whose translation MRADRLLNILLHLQAKGRTTAKELSKKLEISERTVHRDMEALSSAGIPIYAERGIGGGWSLSEGYRTNLTGFKKEEVISLLLVHSSRVLEDLGKKKDFDSAFVKLMASLPPAYKKDAETARQRIHIDGLGWGRAIRELPVLPILQDAVWEEKKVKIIYEKDGGKPEPRIIDPYGLVAKDTIWYVVAKRGKEMRVYRISRIKEATITTERFERPKKFDLGKYWEEWIKEFKSRVPKYLIKIKVTDSVAEHIKSIPYMKCLNQKPIQKGFTEMIIDMETKEWALGNMLQYCDSVFVLEPLELQEAIRHKAKQILKIYE comes from the coding sequence ATGAGAGCTGATAGGCTTCTAAATATCCTTCTACATCTACAGGCGAAAGGAAGGACCACCGCTAAGGAACTTTCCAAAAAATTGGAAATTTCCGAACGAACAGTGCATAGGGATATGGAAGCTCTTTCTTCCGCCGGTATTCCGATCTATGCGGAAAGAGGGATCGGCGGAGGTTGGAGTTTAAGCGAAGGTTATAGGACGAACCTTACCGGCTTTAAGAAGGAAGAAGTAATCTCCCTGCTTCTTGTACATTCTTCTCGGGTCTTGGAAGATTTAGGAAAGAAGAAGGATTTCGATTCCGCATTCGTCAAACTGATGGCTTCTCTCCCTCCCGCATATAAAAAAGATGCGGAAACAGCCAGACAAAGAATTCATATAGACGGTCTAGGTTGGGGGCGCGCGATCCGAGAACTTCCGGTTCTTCCTATACTACAAGACGCAGTTTGGGAGGAAAAAAAAGTAAAGATCATCTACGAAAAAGACGGAGGAAAACCCGAACCGAGGATCATAGACCCGTACGGACTTGTGGCAAAAGACACTATCTGGTATGTAGTTGCCAAACGAGGAAAAGAAATGAGGGTTTATCGGATCTCTCGGATCAAAGAAGCGACAATCACAACGGAAAGATTCGAAAGACCTAAAAAATTCGATCTCGGAAAATATTGGGAAGAATGGATCAAGGAATTCAAATCCAGAGTCCCTAAATATCTGATCAAAATTAAAGTCACTGATTCCGTTGCGGAACATATCAAAAGTATTCCTTACATGAAATGCCTGAACCAAAAACCTATACAAAAAGGTTTTACAGAAATGATAATCGATATGGAAACCAAAGAATGGGCGTTAGGAAATATGCTGCAATATTGTGATTCCGTCTTTGTCCTAGAACCCTTGGAATTGCAGGAAGCAATTCGACATAAGGCTAAACAAATCCTAAAAATTTACGAATAA
- a CDS encoding alpha/beta fold hydrolase: MITLATSVFGIVLCKGEIIKTSVHGPTGKISYRDEGFGGIPVVFIHSFGGNVSHWEEIKEALVPNRRVVRIELRGHGDSEFPKDGDYKISSMTKDLATVVNLLGLQRFVLVGHSMGGSVALQYAGENPSRVAGLVLVDSNGDPEKLPESFRAQIKNALLSDAYVQTTESYWEQLLANSKPEVKERLMKELTRTPKDMVIKITSELLDYNPNHSLKRFVGPKLAIVTPENDDQYALHRLHLGFPHRVISNAGHWLQLDQPEEFRNILEIFLQKF; encoded by the coding sequence ATGATTACTTTAGCAACTTCCGTTTTTGGCATCGTTCTTTGTAAAGGTGAAATTATCAAAACCTCCGTTCACGGTCCTACGGGAAAAATTTCCTATAGAGACGAGGGATTCGGCGGTATACCTGTGGTATTTATCCATTCTTTTGGCGGAAATGTTTCTCATTGGGAAGAGATAAAAGAGGCGCTCGTCCCTAACAGAAGAGTAGTCCGAATAGAACTCAGAGGGCATGGAGATTCTGAATTTCCAAAGGACGGAGATTATAAGATCTCTTCTATGACGAAGGATCTTGCCACAGTGGTAAATCTTCTGGGATTACAAAGATTCGTACTCGTCGGTCATAGTATGGGAGGAAGTGTCGCATTACAATACGCAGGAGAAAATCCAAGTAGGGTGGCAGGATTGGTTCTTGTAGACTCCAATGGGGACCCTGAAAAATTGCCTGAGTCCTTTCGTGCTCAGATCAAAAACGCCTTACTTTCGGATGCTTATGTGCAAACTACGGAATCTTATTGGGAACAATTGTTAGCAAATTCTAAACCTGAAGTAAAAGAAAGACTGATGAAAGAATTAACTAGGACTCCAAAAGATATGGTGATCAAGATCACTTCCGAATTATTGGATTATAATCCGAACCATTCTTTAAAAAGATTTGTAGGCCCAAAACTTGCGATCGTTACTCCCGAAAACGACGACCAGTATGCATTGCATAGATTACATTTAGGATTTCCTCATAGGGTGATCTCAAATGCAGGGCATTGGTTGCAATTGGACCAACCGGAAGAATTTCGCAATATTTTGGAAATCTTCCTACAAAAATTCTAA